In one window of Bizionia sp. M204 DNA:
- a CDS encoding DUF6090 family protein translates to MENKTGKPALPRARYIKYAIGEIILVVIGILIALQINNWNENRNEKHALNILTENLHNEFTTNLKELEIDLIRIKRKISAGNELLSYFGKEKMDIPELHIDSLLFEAIELPTWNPSTFTLNEIKNAGKLTDIKDVELKALLYTWERLFEDILEWQNALETSNDGPINIIKTKGSLVNIDFYKDNTQNSKFDINNLALLQEVQFENEIENNIFNARALEKKYREAKVLLIKITNHLLSGTIN, encoded by the coding sequence ATGGAAAACAAAACTGGAAAGCCCGCCTTACCGCGAGCTAGGTACATTAAATATGCAATCGGTGAAATAATACTTGTAGTAATTGGGATTTTAATTGCGCTTCAAATAAATAATTGGAACGAAAACAGAAACGAAAAGCATGCTTTAAACATTCTTACAGAAAATCTACACAACGAGTTTACAACCAATTTAAAAGAGTTAGAAATAGATTTAATACGCATAAAAAGAAAAATTTCAGCAGGTAACGAATTACTAAGTTATTTTGGAAAGGAAAAAATGGATATCCCTGAATTACATATTGATAGTCTCTTATTTGAAGCTATTGAATTACCAACTTGGAATCCAAGTACATTTACGTTAAATGAGATTAAAAATGCTGGAAAATTAACCGATATTAAAGACGTAGAATTAAAAGCGTTGTTATATACATGGGAAAGGCTTTTTGAGGACATCCTAGAATGGCAAAATGCGCTAGAAACATCAAATGATGGTCCAATAAACATTATAAAAACAAAAGGCTCATTAGTTAATATTGACTTTTATAAAGACAATACTCAAAATTCTAAATTTGATATTAATAATCTAGCTTTATTACAAGAAGTACAGTTTGAAAATGAAATAGAAAACAATATTTTCAATGCTCGTGCATTAGAAAAGAAGTATAGAGAAGCAAAGGTTTTATTAATTAAAATCACTAATCATTTATTAAGTGGAACTATCAATTAA
- a CDS encoding NAD(P)/FAD-dependent oxidoreductase, with protein MVQSYKQKPQLQETYDTIIIGSGMGGLATAAILAKEGQKVLVLERHYTAGGFTHIFKRKGFEWDVGIHYIGNVQSEKSILRKIFNYVSDSQLEWADMGPVYDRIIIGDKPYHFVKGVSNFKESMIAAFPDEKHAINTYVDTVFKAAKTSRNFYLTKAIPPFLNRIIGWYLKRPFHKFSDQTTYQVLRSITDNEALIKVLTGQYGDYGLPPKQSSFSMHASVACHYFDGGSFPIGGSSQIVKTIDPVIAASGGTILVSAEVKEVIIKNNKAIGVQMKDGHVFKAKNIVSSAGIVTTYTTLLPEATVIKHKLNKQLQQVKPSVAHVSLYLGLEGTPEALQIPKTNQWIYPAEGDHDTCVDNYLNDLSQPFPVVYISFPCAKDPDWSNRYPGKSSIDIITLIPYETFEKWSDTSWKKRGDDYEAIKENITNRLLTELYKQLPQVEGKIVHQELSTPLTTKHFVNYQSGEIYGLDHTPSRFRQPFLKPRTPIKNFYLTGQDIVTAGVAGALFSGVLTSIAITGKNILSKV; from the coding sequence ATGGTCCAATCCTATAAGCAAAAACCTCAATTACAAGAAACTTACGATACGATTATAATTGGATCTGGTATGGGCGGATTAGCAACAGCTGCTATTTTAGCCAAAGAAGGACAAAAGGTTTTGGTTTTAGAACGTCATTACACAGCTGGTGGTTTTACACATATTTTTAAACGTAAAGGCTTTGAGTGGGATGTGGGAATTCATTATATAGGAAACGTGCAAAGCGAAAAAAGTATCCTACGCAAAATTTTTAATTATGTCAGTGATAGTCAATTGGAATGGGCAGATATGGGTCCCGTCTATGACCGTATTATTATTGGTGATAAGCCTTACCACTTTGTAAAAGGTGTTTCTAATTTTAAAGAAAGTATGATAGCCGCGTTTCCAGACGAAAAACATGCCATAAACACCTATGTTGATACCGTTTTTAAAGCTGCTAAAACAAGTAGAAATTTCTACTTAACGAAAGCCATTCCACCGTTTTTAAACAGGATAATTGGCTGGTATTTAAAACGTCCATTTCATAAATTTTCAGATCAAACAACCTATCAAGTACTACGTTCTATCACCGATAATGAAGCTTTAATAAAAGTATTAACAGGTCAGTATGGCGATTATGGATTACCACCAAAACAAAGTAGTTTTTCCATGCATGCTTCTGTTGCCTGTCACTATTTTGACGGTGGTAGTTTCCCTATTGGTGGTTCTTCTCAAATTGTAAAAACTATCGACCCTGTTATTGCGGCTTCTGGTGGTACTATTTTAGTAAGTGCTGAAGTTAAGGAAGTTATCATTAAAAACAACAAGGCCATTGGCGTGCAAATGAAAGATGGCCATGTTTTCAAGGCCAAAAACATTGTAAGTAGTGCTGGAATTGTAACCACCTACACCACATTATTACCCGAAGCTACAGTTATAAAACACAAACTAAATAAACAGTTACAACAAGTAAAACCATCAGTAGCGCATGTAAGCTTATATTTAGGATTAGAAGGTACGCCTGAAGCGCTGCAAATTCCGAAAACAAATCAATGGATATATCCAGCGGAAGGCGATCATGATACCTGCGTTGACAATTATTTAAACGATTTATCACAACCTTTCCCTGTCGTTTATATTTCATTTCCTTGTGCTAAAGATCCGGATTGGTCTAATAGATATCCTGGAAAAAGCAGCATTGATATAATTACACTTATTCCCTATGAAACTTTTGAAAAATGGTCGGATACCTCCTGGAAAAAAAGAGGTGATGATTACGAAGCCATTAAGGAAAATATTACCAATAGACTCTTAACAGAATTATATAAACAATTACCGCAAGTGGAAGGCAAAATTGTTCATCAAGAATTATCCACACCATTAACAACCAAACATTTTGTTAATTATCAATCAGGCGAAATTTACGGATTGGACCACACGCCTTCCCGTTTCAGACAACCTTTTTTAAAACCAAGAACACCTATAAAAAACTTTTACCTAACGGGTCAAGACATTGTCACAGCAGGCGTTGCAGGCGCATTGTTTTCAGGTGTACTTACTAGTATTGCCATTACTGGAAAAAATATTTTAAGCAAGGTGTAG
- a CDS encoding DinB family protein, producing the protein MKQLLTLTSFILFSSVATPLFAQQDRFIDDYLERLENSRKYLLLIAETMPADKYGFRATPESLTFAENLMHIGYAMDWHSQSLLGNREAREWKTDTVFKVSHKSKKEMITLIDNTFNKTIKLIKQFNTTQLDDELDYFGLNRSKRQIFLLLTDHITHHRGQMLV; encoded by the coding sequence ATGAAACAACTACTCACGCTAACAAGTTTTATACTATTTAGTTCAGTTGCAACACCGCTTTTTGCGCAACAAGATCGTTTTATTGACGACTATTTGGAACGATTAGAAAACTCTCGTAAATACTTACTTCTTATTGCAGAAACAATGCCAGCGGATAAATATGGTTTTAGAGCAACACCAGAATCTTTAACCTTTGCCGAAAACTTAATGCATATAGGTTATGCTATGGATTGGCATAGTCAATCCCTATTGGGTAATCGAGAAGCCAGAGAATGGAAAACAGATACGGTTTTTAAGGTGAGCCATAAATCTAAAAAAGAAATGATTACCTTAATTGACAACACATTTAACAAAACTATAAAACTCATTAAACAATTTAATACAACGCAACTAGATGACGAGTTAGACTATTTCGGGTTGAATAGGTCCAAAAGACAAATTTTCCTTTTACTTACAGACCACATCACCCACCATAGAGGACAAATGTTAGTTTAA
- a CDS encoding exo-alpha-sialidase, with product MNIKVVLSTLLFPCFLFGQGEQLEAIENDLKFINLFSADMKEGVSCYRIPSLITAKNGDIITAIDERVPSCGDLKWSNDINIVMRRSSDNGNSWSDIETIVDYPLGESASDPSMILDETTGEIFMFFNYMNLKTEKNVFYLKMISSMDHGKTWSTPTDMTSQITKPEWKTDFKFITSGRGIQTRSGTLIHTLVNLENGLFLFKSDDHGKNWSLIETAIKPADESKVIELEDGSLMINSRVNNLGVRYIHTSKDNGNTWTSRPDNQLVDPSCNASLIRYSSIKNGGTKNRLLFSNLNSKDSRENLTLKISYDEGKTWSKGKVIYPGSAAYSTMTLLKNGDIGLFFEKDDYSQNVFVKLSLAWLTDGKDGIK from the coding sequence ATGAACATTAAAGTAGTCCTTTCCACATTACTCTTCCCTTGTTTTTTATTCGGACAAGGTGAACAACTTGAAGCTATTGAGAACGATTTAAAATTTATAAATCTGTTTAGTGCAGATATGAAGGAAGGTGTTTCTTGCTACAGAATTCCATCCCTTATAACTGCTAAAAATGGCGACATCATTACAGCCATTGATGAACGCGTGCCGTCTTGTGGCGATTTAAAATGGAGTAATGACATTAATATTGTTATGCGTAGGAGTTCAGACAATGGCAATTCCTGGTCCGATATTGAAACCATAGTTGATTATCCCTTGGGTGAATCCGCTTCAGACCCATCCATGATTTTAGATGAAACCACAGGCGAAATTTTCATGTTCTTTAATTATATGAATCTGAAAACCGAGAAAAATGTGTTTTATTTAAAAATGATTTCTAGCATGGATCATGGCAAAACCTGGTCTACTCCTACTGATATGACATCGCAAATTACAAAACCCGAATGGAAAACGGATTTTAAATTCATCACGTCTGGAAGAGGCATTCAAACCCGTTCTGGCACATTAATCCACACGCTTGTAAATTTAGAAAACGGCTTATTCTTATTTAAAAGTGATGACCATGGAAAAAATTGGAGCCTCATAGAAACAGCCATCAAACCTGCCGACGAATCGAAAGTTATTGAATTGGAAGACGGCTCCTTAATGATAAATAGTCGCGTAAATAATTTAGGGGTTCGATATATTCACACCTCCAAGGACAACGGAAACACGTGGACATCCCGTCCAGATAATCAGTTAGTGGACCCTAGTTGTAATGCTAGTCTTATTCGGTATAGTTCTATTAAAAACGGTGGAACTAAAAATAGATTGTTGTTTTCAAATTTAAATTCCAAAGATTCCAGAGAAAATTTAACGCTTAAAATAAGTTATGACGAAGGAAAAACCTGGAGTAAAGGCAAGGTCATTTATCCAGGATCGGCAGCATATTCCACCATGACCCTTCTTAAAAATGGTGATATCGGTTTGTTTTTTGAAAAAGACGATTATTCCCAAAATGTGTTTGTAAAACTGTCATTAGCCTGGCTAACGGATGGCAAAGATGGTATTAAATAA
- a CDS encoding glycoside hydrolase family 2 TIM barrel-domain containing protein: MNFKSLLLLLLYLITSFSVFSQERQTILLTDNWKFQKGSNDQAFQKQFNDSKWETVTVPHDWAIKGPFDKNIDIQEVTIAQDGMYKPAALTGRSGALPYVGEAWYRNTFLTSGFDDTKKAIILFDGAMSEPQVYINGKKVGEWNFGYNYFYFDISKYITANAENTIAVHLSNLPLSSRWYPGAGLYRNVKVIIKNKNSVDQWGTFVTTPFISDNLAKVNIKTKVSGKNLTLVTKIVNTNGQEVASQKTTQIFNQEFEQNIPVQNPKLWELDAPYLYTAISEIYKDNQLQDRYSTRFGIRSINYEAHKGFSLNGNITKFKGVCLHHDLGPLGTAVNKSALKRQLRILKDMGANAIRSSHNMPSIEQLELCDEMGFLFLAESFDEWAEPKVENGYNRFFKTDVEKDIVNLVHATRNHPCIVMWSAGNEVPDQFGSEGAKRAKMIQDIFHREDPTRPVTVGMDQVTATMASGFGALLDIPGLNYRTYLYEEAYEKFPQGLILGSETASTVSSRGIYKFPVKEAQMKLYDDFQSSSYDLEYCSWSNTPDVDAVLQDTHDWVIGEFVWTGFDYLGEPTPYYKEWPSRSSYFGMIDLAGLPKDRYYHYRSRWNTNDETLHILPHWNWEGQEGDTIPVFVYTNYNAAELFLNGKSLGVQTKNDSTALTRYRLMWMDVIYEPGELKVIALDDAGNPVAEKRIQTSGEPYALKLETDRLELQANGNDLAYVTVSVVDKNGIECPTATNQLNFKVSGTGSFRAVCNGDATSLEMFHIPTMKLFSGKLVVTVQSTDKIGNMTLTVTGNGLKTAKIDIQSKK; encoded by the coding sequence ATGAATTTTAAATCGTTGCTTCTTCTCTTACTCTACTTAATTACATCCTTTTCTGTTTTTTCACAAGAGCGGCAAACCATTCTATTAACGGATAATTGGAAGTTCCAAAAGGGATCCAACGATCAAGCCTTTCAAAAACAATTTAACGATTCTAAATGGGAAACAGTAACCGTCCCGCATGATTGGGCCATTAAAGGACCATTTGATAAAAATATAGACATTCAAGAAGTTACCATTGCGCAAGATGGCATGTATAAACCTGCAGCATTAACAGGCAGAAGTGGTGCATTACCTTATGTTGGCGAAGCTTGGTACCGAAACACATTTTTAACTTCAGGTTTTGATGACACCAAAAAAGCCATCATCCTTTTTGATGGTGCCATGAGCGAACCCCAAGTTTATATTAATGGGAAAAAGGTTGGCGAATGGAATTTTGGTTACAATTATTTTTACTTCGATATTTCAAAATATATTACCGCAAACGCAGAAAACACCATTGCGGTTCATTTATCTAATCTGCCACTATCCTCACGGTGGTATCCTGGCGCAGGATTGTACCGAAACGTTAAAGTAATTATTAAAAATAAAAACTCGGTAGATCAATGGGGAACCTTTGTTACCACACCGTTTATAAGCGATAATCTTGCTAAAGTAAATATTAAAACTAAAGTTTCTGGCAAAAATTTAACGCTCGTTACTAAAATTGTAAACACCAATGGACAGGAAGTCGCTTCACAGAAAACGACGCAGATATTTAATCAGGAATTCGAACAAAACATTCCTGTTCAAAACCCCAAGCTCTGGGAATTAGATGCGCCATATTTATACACAGCCATTTCAGAAATTTACAAGGATAATCAACTTCAAGACCGCTATTCAACACGTTTTGGAATTCGCAGTATTAATTATGAAGCACACAAAGGCTTTAGTTTAAACGGGAACATCACGAAATTTAAAGGCGTCTGTTTACATCATGATTTAGGTCCTCTTGGAACAGCTGTTAACAAGTCCGCTTTAAAAAGACAACTACGCATTTTGAAAGATATGGGAGCTAATGCCATTCGTAGTTCCCACAACATGCCATCCATAGAGCAATTGGAGCTATGCGATGAAATGGGCTTTCTATTTCTAGCCGAATCCTTTGATGAGTGGGCAGAACCCAAGGTTGAAAATGGCTACAATCGCTTTTTTAAAACCGATGTGGAAAAAGATATCGTAAATCTGGTTCATGCCACCAGAAACCATCCATGTATAGTTATGTGGAGTGCTGGTAACGAAGTCCCAGATCAATTTGGTTCGGAAGGTGCCAAACGTGCCAAAATGATTCAAGATATTTTTCACAGAGAAGATCCCACACGACCGGTAACCGTTGGCATGGATCAGGTTACTGCTACTATGGCGTCTGGTTTTGGAGCACTTTTGGATATTCCAGGGTTAAATTACCGAACGTATTTATACGAAGAAGCCTATGAGAAATTTCCCCAAGGTCTCATTTTAGGTTCGGAAACAGCATCAACAGTCAGTTCTCGCGGGATTTATAAATTTCCGGTTAAAGAAGCTCAAATGAAACTATATGATGACTTTCAAAGTTCGTCATACGATTTAGAATATTGTAGCTGGTCCAACACACCAGATGTGGATGCTGTTTTACAAGACACACATGATTGGGTTATTGGCGAGTTTGTTTGGACAGGTTTCGACTATTTAGGCGAACCAACGCCTTACTATAAAGAATGGCCCTCACGAAGTTCCTATTTTGGGATGATTGATTTAGCGGGTTTACCAAAAGACCGTTATTACCATTATCGAAGCCGCTGGAATACCAACGATGAAACCTTACACATTTTACCACATTGGAACTGGGAAGGTCAAGAAGGTGATACCATTCCAGTTTTCGTTTATACCAATTATAATGCTGCCGAATTATTTTTAAACGGAAAGAGCTTAGGGGTTCAAACAAAAAATGATTCTACCGCCTTAACACGCTACCGACTTATGTGGATGGATGTTATTTATGAACCCGGTGAATTGAAGGTTATAGCTTTGGATGATGCTGGTAATCCCGTAGCTGAAAAACGAATTCAAACTTCAGGAGAACCCTATGCCCTAAAATTAGAAACGGATAGACTGGAATTACAAGCAAACGGCAATGATTTAGCTTATGTTACGGTTTCCGTCGTCGATAAAAATGGGATAGAATGTCCAACAGCTACCAATCAATTAAATTTTAAAGTATCAGGAACTGGCAGCTTTCGTGCTGTTTGTAATGGTGATGCCACCTCTTTAGAAATGTTTCATATTCCAACCATGAAATTGTTCAGCGGAAAATTGGTTGTTACCGTTCAATCCACAGATAAAATTGGTAATATGACATTAACAGTAACAGGAAATGGCTTAAAAACAGCTAAAATAGACATCCAGTCTAAAAAATAA
- a CDS encoding urea transporter — protein MTFIQTILRGIGQVMFQNNIYSGLLFLIGIFYNSWLLGLAALFGTIISTVSAHVLKYPKEAIKNGLYGFNGTLTGIAVFCFFEVSVVTVFALFLGAILSTVIMAYLQKIILPFTAPFVMATWLTIYFLIVIFNFPLLAPLEQIESSLNFLISSGNSFGQVMFQENSITGLFFFIGILLNNKLMAVYAAYAAVLGPIVGWLVSESSSTINAGLMGYNAILCAIALVGTGWKDFLWITSAIILSTLLNIGMAMTGLITLTAPFVLATWGILMVNKV, from the coding sequence ATGACCTTTATACAAACCATTTTGCGGGGAATAGGACAAGTCATGTTTCAAAACAATATATATTCTGGTCTATTATTTTTAATAGGAATTTTCTACAACTCCTGGCTATTAGGATTAGCAGCTCTATTCGGCACAATAATAAGCACCGTTTCGGCTCATGTTTTGAAGTATCCAAAAGAGGCCATTAAAAACGGCCTATATGGTTTTAATGGAACATTAACAGGTATAGCAGTGTTTTGTTTTTTTGAGGTTTCTGTCGTAACCGTTTTCGCACTCTTTTTAGGTGCCATTTTATCAACGGTAATCATGGCATATTTACAAAAAATTATCCTGCCTTTTACTGCTCCTTTTGTCATGGCTACATGGCTAACCATATATTTCCTGATAGTTATTTTTAATTTTCCACTATTGGCGCCATTAGAGCAAATTGAAAGTAGTCTTAATTTTCTAATATCCTCTGGTAATAGTTTCGGTCAAGTCATGTTTCAAGAAAATAGTATAACAGGATTATTTTTCTTTATAGGAATTTTACTGAATAATAAATTAATGGCCGTATATGCGGCCTACGCAGCAGTTTTAGGGCCCATTGTTGGATGGCTTGTTTCAGAATCTTCATCTACAATTAACGCGGGACTCATGGGTTACAACGCCATACTATGCGCTATAGCACTTGTAGGAACCGGATGGAAGGATTTTTTATGGATTACCAGTGCAATTATTCTATCCACATTACTAAATATAGGTATGGCCATGACGGGCTTAATTACCCTTACTGCTCCTTTTGTATTAGCAACTTGGGGGATTTTAATGGTGAACAAAGTTTAA
- a CDS encoding SdpI family protein, with protein MDLPTSNPIFIIPVSTGLIFLIVGFIMMKFPPKKINGLYGYRTASSMKNQERWDFAQIYSAIEMMKLGVVLALTGLLGFIVQPNEKIATLIGISFMVILVVVLFIRVESAIKNKFN; from the coding sequence ATGGATCTACCAACTAGCAACCCGATATTCATCATACCTGTATCTACAGGATTAATTTTTTTAATTGTTGGATTCATCATGATGAAGTTTCCGCCTAAAAAAATAAATGGTCTGTATGGTTATCGTACGGCAAGCTCCATGAAAAATCAAGAGCGATGGGATTTTGCACAAATTTATTCCGCTATAGAAATGATGAAATTAGGAGTTGTCTTAGCTTTAACCGGGTTGCTTGGTTTTATTGTGCAACCCAATGAAAAAATAGCCACATTAATTGGTATTAGCTTCATGGTTATACTTGTTGTTGTGCTATTTATTCGCGTAGAATCTGCTATAAAAAATAAGTTTAACTAA
- a CDS encoding DEAD/DEAH box helicase — MNTFQDLGLNDDLLQAITDMGFETPSDVQSQAIPILLEKDTDLVALAQTGTGKTAAFGFPMLQKIQMDSRTTQGLILSPTRELCLQIANEMKAYGKHCKGLNVVAIYGGSSITDQAREVKRGAQIIVATPGRMKDMIKRRLVDISKIEYAVLDEADEMLNMGFKEDITDILSHTPEDKNTWLFSATMPKEVSNIAKKFMANPIEITVGNKNESTSQVTHEYYLVNARDRYAALKRLSDANPDIFSVIFCRTKRDTQKVAEQLIEDGYSAGALHGDLSQNQRDLVMKSFRNQQIQMLVATDVAARGIDVDDITHVINYQLPDEPEVYTHRSGRTGRAGKTGISMVIVSKSEVRKIKSIERIIKKDFIKKEIPDGIEICEVQLMSLANKIHNTEINPEINKYLESINELFADTSKDELIKKFFSVEFTRFFNYYSKSRIQNVTESRGSDRSDDGGGRGYTSNANDTRYFINVGRKDGYDWMKLKDFLKEVLELGRDDVFKVDVKESFSFFTTEKGLQEKVLAFFTDFKHEGRFVNVEVSEDKGRGTSRNKRRSGGSGFGGKRRDDKPRGERRSSGGRSDRGGDSGNRRSRRSDSDSKPRRTETSNDSGSERPRRSRR; from the coding sequence ATGAATACATTCCAAGATTTAGGTCTTAATGACGACCTATTACAAGCTATTACTGACATGGGTTTTGAAACCCCTAGTGATGTTCAATCCCAAGCAATTCCCATTTTATTAGAAAAAGACACCGATTTAGTTGCCTTAGCGCAAACTGGAACGGGAAAAACAGCTGCATTTGGTTTTCCAATGTTGCAAAAAATCCAGATGGATAGTCGCACAACACAAGGTTTAATCCTTTCGCCAACACGTGAATTGTGTTTGCAAATTGCCAACGAAATGAAAGCTTACGGTAAACACTGTAAAGGTTTAAACGTTGTAGCAATTTACGGTGGGTCTAGTATTACAGATCAAGCACGCGAGGTTAAAAGAGGTGCACAAATTATTGTTGCTACACCTGGTCGTATGAAAGATATGATTAAGCGTAGATTAGTAGATATTTCTAAAATTGAATACGCCGTTTTAGATGAAGCTGATGAAATGCTAAACATGGGTTTTAAAGAGGATATTACTGATATCTTATCGCATACACCTGAAGACAAAAACACCTGGTTATTCTCGGCTACCATGCCTAAAGAGGTTTCCAATATTGCCAAGAAATTTATGGCAAACCCTATTGAGATTACAGTAGGAAATAAAAATGAAAGTACGAGTCAAGTAACGCATGAGTATTATTTAGTTAATGCACGTGATCGTTATGCAGCTTTAAAACGTTTATCCGATGCAAATCCAGATATCTTTTCTGTTATTTTCTGTAGAACAAAACGCGATACACAAAAAGTAGCTGAACAATTAATTGAAGACGGCTACAGTGCTGGCGCATTACATGGCGATTTAAGTCAGAATCAACGTGATTTGGTAATGAAATCTTTCAGAAACCAGCAAATTCAAATGCTAGTGGCAACAGATGTTGCTGCTCGTGGGATTGATGTAGACGATATTACACACGTAATAAACTACCAGTTACCGGATGAACCGGAAGTATACACACACCGATCTGGTAGAACTGGTCGTGCTGGAAAAACAGGAATCTCTATGGTTATTGTTTCAAAAAGCGAGGTTCGTAAAATTAAAAGTATTGAACGCATCATTAAGAAAGACTTCATTAAAAAAGAAATTCCTGATGGCATAGAAATTTGTGAAGTTCAATTAATGTCGCTTGCCAATAAAATCCACAACACAGAAATAAACCCTGAAATTAATAAGTATTTAGAAAGTATCAACGAACTATTTGCTGACACATCTAAAGATGAATTAATTAAGAAATTTTTCTCTGTAGAATTTACGCGTTTCTTTAATTACTATTCAAAATCACGTATTCAAAACGTAACAGAATCTCGTGGAAGTGATCGTTCTGATGATGGTGGTGGACGTGGTTATACCAGTAATGCCAATGATACACGTTACTTTATAAACGTTGGTCGTAAAGATGGTTACGATTGGATGAAGCTAAAAGATTTCCTTAAAGAAGTTTTAGAATTAGGTCGTGATGACGTTTTTAAAGTGGATGTTAAAGAAAGTTTCTCATTTTTTACAACCGAAAAAGGTTTACAAGAAAAAGTATTGGCATTCTTTACGGATTTCAAACACGAAGGTCGTTTTGTAAATGTAGAAGTAAGCGAAGATAAAGGTCGTGGTACTAGCCGAAACAAACGCAGAAGTGGCGGAAGTGGTTTTGGAGGAAAACGACGTGATGATAAGCCAAGAGGTGAACGTCGTTCAAGTGGTGGACGTAGTGATCGTGGTGGCGATTCTGGAAACAGACGTAGCCGCAGAAGTGATAGCGACTCTAAACCAAGACGTACAGAAACTAGTAACGATTCCGGTTCTGAAAGACCAAGACGCTCTAGACGCTAA
- a CDS encoding carboxypeptidase-like regulatory domain-containing protein, translated as MKHYLFLLIALFTFYLGFSQDQTYVKGVIINASQGEPLESVNIVNLTQVIGTTTNAEGEFTLRAQANDTLHLSYLGFKSIKVRVTNDWIKFGTSTIQLNELALALEEVVINDFRLTGILEVDIQNVPINNNYRYSISGLPSTGYEAGNRSNAITKALGAIFNPADFLYKMFGKNPNEMKKLKQMKQDDEIRNLLASRFDREMLTVLLQVDRVDLDEIVRQCNYSADFINSANDLQILDAISECYEEYKVLSRSRKKR; from the coding sequence ATGAAGCACTACCTATTCCTACTTATTGCATTGTTTACCTTTTATCTTGGTTTCTCACAGGACCAAACCTATGTAAAGGGCGTTATTATAAACGCATCACAAGGGGAACCTTTGGAAAGTGTTAATATTGTAAATTTAACACAGGTAATTGGTACTACAACCAATGCCGAAGGAGAATTTACCTTACGTGCCCAAGCAAATGATACGCTGCACCTCTCCTATTTAGGTTTTAAATCTATAAAAGTTCGTGTTACTAATGACTGGATAAAGTTTGGAACGTCTACCATCCAATTAAATGAATTGGCACTAGCTTTAGAAGAAGTCGTTATAAATGATTTCCGCTTAACAGGAATTTTAGAAGTGGATATTCAAAATGTGCCCATCAATAATAATTACCGATACAGTATTTCTGGTTTACCATCCACAGGCTATGAAGCTGGAAATCGTAGCAATGCCATAACCAAAGCATTGGGTGCTATTTTTAATCCTGCCGATTTCCTCTATAAAATGTTTGGGAAAAATCCGAATGAGATGAAAAAACTCAAACAGATGAAGCAAGATGATGAAATTAGAAACCTCCTAGCCTCGCGTTTTGATCGGGAAATGTTAACGGTTTTACTACAAGTAGACCGTGTAGACTTAGATGAAATAGTGCGTCAATGTAACTATTCGGCCGATTTTATAAATAGCGCTAACGATCTTCAAATACTGGATGCTATTAGTGAATGCTATGAGGAATACAAGGTGTTGAGTCGGAGTCGGAAAAAGCGGTAG
- a CDS encoding RNA methyltransferase — MIDLQLLNHLEGFLTESRREKFNRVLSQRTKHFTVATEDVYQLHNTSAVIRSCDVFGIQEVHIVEEVNSKRIDREIAMGAQKWVDLKRHHHVKDAIKALKQEGYQIIATTPHTNDCLLHEFDVAKKSCFFFGRETEGLSQEVLDAADGYLKIPMAGFTESLNISVSAAIILQHVTTKLKQTDIPWQLTENEKLEKRLDWIKKTIKSYDEIVERYYEESGLS, encoded by the coding sequence ATGATTGATTTACAATTACTAAACCATTTAGAAGGCTTTTTAACCGAAAGCAGACGCGAAAAATTTAATCGTGTATTATCACAACGTACCAAACACTTTACGGTTGCTACAGAAGATGTGTACCAATTGCATAACACAAGTGCCGTAATTAGAAGTTGTGATGTGTTTGGTATACAAGAAGTTCATATTGTAGAAGAAGTAAATAGCAAGCGCATAGATAGGGAAATCGCCATGGGCGCGCAAAAATGGGTGGATTTAAAACGCCATCACCATGTAAAAGATGCCATTAAAGCCTTAAAACAAGAAGGTTATCAAATTATAGCAACCACACCACATACCAATGATTGTTTGTTGCATGAGTTTGATGTGGCTAAAAAATCTTGTTTCTTCTTCGGAAGGGAAACAGAAGGCTTATCGCAGGAGGTTTTAGATGCTGCAGATGGTTATTTAAAAATACCGATGGCGGGATTTACAGAGAGTTTGAATATTTCTGTATCGGCAGCCATTATTTTACAACATGTTACCACCAAATTAAAACAAACGGATATTCCTTGGCAGCTTACCGAAAATGAAAAGTTAGAAAAACGTCTAGATTGGATCAAGAAAACGATTAAAAGTTATGATGAAATCGTGGAGCGGTATTATGAGGAGAGTGGTTTAAGTTAA